GACAGCACGGCGCGCACCTTCTTCACCACCTCGGTGTCGGCGGCGTTCGGGCCGCTGGTGATCGACCTGGTGGCCGTGGGTTTCACCATCGGCCCGCTGGTGATCCGGCTCGACTTCCTCTCCGTGCTCGGCGTGCTGGTGGTGGCGCTGGCCGCGCGGACGTGGCTCTGAGGCGGGCGAAGAGCGAAATCGATCGGGATCGAGGTCGATCAGGGATGGATGACGGGAGGGCGCGACCGCGGGCGGCGGTCGCGCCCTTCGTCGTTGCTGGGCCGGGGTGGGGAGCCAGGGCGAATGAATTCGCTGCAACAACTACACGAAGTCCGCCTGCGCGGACTGGCGGGCTGCGCCCGCGCGCTTCGCGCACCGAAGCCAGCCCCCTGGCGCCGAAGCCGGCTCGCGCGCCGAACCAGCCTGCGAAGGCAGGCTTCTCGCCGCTGTTGCCGCGGCTGCAACCGCCCGGCTCGACACCCTACCGCCCGAGCCAGTAGGTCGCCTTGACGACGAACACGTTGTCGGCGTGGCGGCGGAAGATCTCGCCGAGGTCGCGCCGCGCGTCGAAGTCGCCGACGCCGTCCGTGCCGCTGCGCTCCTGCTGCCACACGAAGAAGAGCGTGCTCCCGGGCCGGTACTCCCAGCGCAGCACCGCGCTCCCGCGCAGGCTGCGCACGCGGAAGTCGGGATCGGCGAAGTCGAAGTCCGCCGTCGCGGGGTCCCGGTCCGGGTCGAGGCGGTAGCGCGCCGGCCGGCCCCCGGAGTCGCGGGCCGCCACCCGGACCTGCAGCGTGTCGAAGTAGGCGCGCGCGCCGCTCCGCGGGCGGACGTACTCCTGGAAGCCGGTGTAGCTCCCGGCCGAGACGAAGGGCTGCGCGAACAGCTCGAGGGTGAGCTCCGGGGTGAACGTCCAGTTGAGCCGGGTGCCCAGCGAGAGCGTCCGCTGCCGCATCTCGGCGAAGACGGCCCGCCGCCCGTAGAACGCGCTCGCCGAGGGGTCCTGGAACTGCTCGACGTACTGCCCCATGTCGTTCATGGCGGAGAAGGACGGTGCGAAGGCGAGCTCCGCGCCCGCCGCCGGCTTCCAGCGCAGCGACGCCGTCATCCGCCAGTAGCTGCTCCGGTCCCCCCAGCGGGCCCGGACGGGGTTCACCTCCAGCACCACCGCGCGGCGGGGGTCGGTGGAGACCTCGGGCGACACGTACCAGCTCCAGGCCCGCCGCACCGCCGCGCCGCCGCGCGTCATCCGGTCGTCGATGACGGAGGGGCGGTAGTGGCCGTAGAGGGAGACCGTCCAGTAGTTCCGCAGCTGCGCGCTGGCGTTGGAGTGGAGCTGCAGGTCGGTGCGGTCCCCGTCGAAGTTGTACTGCTGCTGGCCGCCGCCGACCCACGTCGCGCCGCGGTACCACGAGCCCGGCCGGGTCCACCGGTGCTGGAGGTTGGCGGCCATCCACACGTAGTCGGCGCGGGTGAGGAAGGCGAGGTCGTTGACCTCGAAGCCCGGGCTGCGGTAGTTGACCATCGCCTCCCAGCGCCACGCCCCCTGGTCCCGGCTGGCCCGCAGGTACCCGCCGAAGCCGCGCAGCGCTTCCGCCGAGGTGTCGTACTCGTCCGGGAAGACGCCGCCGCCCCCGCCGCGGCGGTCGGGGCGCTGGAAGTAGCGGGCGCTGGAGCGCTGCAGCCGGGCGATGGCGAGCGAGTCGCCCGCGACGCTGGAGAGCACGAAGTTGCCCATCAGCGAGTATCCGTTCCCGCGGGTGGCGAGCGTCCAGTCGAAGCCCAGGGCCTCGGCGTGCGCGGGGAGCTGCGCGCGGAGCGGACCGTCGTCCTCGCCGAAGCGGCGGAGCACCGACGTCGCCATCGCGCCCCAGGTGAACCGGCCGCCGCCCGTGGTGCGCCGCACGCGGCCCAGCCAGTAGCTGGTCAGCGGCTCCACCGCCACCTCGCCGCGCACGCCGAGGGTGTCCTGCACCAGGGCGGCCTCCCGCGCGGTGACCGCCTCCAGGAGGGCGACCTGCCACCCGCCCGGGGCGCGCCCGGTGAGCCGGGCGGCGCCGAGGAGGCGCGTGGCGCGGGGAACCTCCCGGAAGCGGTAGTCACCCTGCACGGCGCCCTGCGGCGCCCGGCCGATGCGGCGGGAGTAGAAGACGTTCATCCCGCTCGCGTTGCTGCAGGTGAAGCAGCTGAACCCCCCGAAGAACAGGAGCCCGCTCTCCTCCACGAAGAAGGGGCGCTTCTCGGCGAAGTAGCTCTCGAACGCCGACAGGTTCACCACGGCCGGGTCCTGCTCCACCTGGCCGAAGTCGGGGTTGACGGTGACCGACAGGGTGAAGCTGCTCCCCAGGAGGAGGCGCGCGTCGGCGCCCGTCCGCGCGCCGTAGCGGCGCTCCGCCTGGAACGGGCTCCCCGGCTCCGTGGGTGTCACGTCGCTGGCCCGCGCCAGCACGTAGGGGACGAGCTCGACGCCCCGCGGACGGTCGCGGACGACGATCCCCTCCAGGTGCCCGAAGCGGTGGGGGCCGCCCGCCTCCCGCCGCCCCCAGAACGCCCACATCGTGGTCTCGCCCAGGCGCTCCACCCAGCGCCAGACCTGCATCCCCCAGAGCTGGGCCGTGTCGCGCCCGAAGCGGAGCTGGCTCCAGGGGATGCGGATCTCCGCCGTCCATCCCAGCGAGTCGACGCGCGCGACGTAGTCCCACACCGGGTCCCACGACGGGTCGGCGCCCGGCGAGGCCTGCCCCGCGTCTCCCTTCACCCCGGACGGGTTCACGGTGAAGACGGTGCGGCCCGCGTGGTCGTGGTAGGTGTCGAAGACGAGCTGGAGCCGGTCTGCCTCGGCGACCTGGTCGCGGCGGACCAGGCGGGTGCGCACCCCGCGCGCGCCGAGCGAGTCGTACATGCGCGCGCCGACGTAGAGCGCCCGGGCGTCGTAGGCGAAGCGCACCTCCGTCTCCTGCGTGGCGGGCCGCCCCTCGTCGGGCTCCTGCTGGCGGAAGCCCGTGGCCGGCACCCCGCCGCTCCACGCGGCCTCGTCCAGCGCGCCGTCCAGGGTGATCGGCGCGGCGGTCTCGACGGCCACCGCCCGGGGCCGCCCGGCGTGCTCGTCCGGCGCGGGCGCCTGCGCGGCGAGCGAGATGGGCGCGAGCGAGGCCCAGGCGGCGAGCAGCGGGGTGCAGCGGCGTCTGCGGGACATGACCCTGGCGATGCGGGTTGGGGGTGGACGCGCGTCGGGAGGATGAGAAGTCGCCGGAGACCGCTACCGGCGTGCGGCGGACGTGGGCGCGGCGGCCCAGTGGCAGTAGGCCTCCCGGGTGATCGCGGCGATGGCGCGCTCGACGGCCGTGTCGGGGGCGGCGGCGTTGCGGACGAAGATCGCGACGGCCAGGTGCCCCGCGCCGCCGGGGAGCGTGACGATGCCGACGTCGTTGACGGCGGCCGGCCCGCGCTCGCCCGGCTGCCCCCAGGTGCCGGTCTTGTGCGCCACGACGGTCCCTTCCGGCACCCCGGCGACGATGCGGGTGGCCGGGTTCGCCGTGCGGGTCATCCAGCCGAGGAGGAGCGCGCTCTCCCGGGGCGCCAGGAGCCGCCCGCCGTGCAGGGCGGCGAGCAGCGCCGTGGCGGTCCCGGGCGTCATGCTGTCGCGCTCCTCGCCGGCGGCGATGCGGCCGCCCACCTCGCGGCCCAGGCGGGTGTACGGCCGGTCGACGCGCACGCCGGGGAAGCCGAGGCGGCGGAGCTCGGCCGTGACCGAGTCGGCGCCGCCGGCCAGCCGCAGGAGCGCGTCGCTGGCGGTGTTGTCGCTCTGCGAGACGGCGCGCCGGAGGAGGTCTTCCACGGTGAGGGAGACGCCGGCCGGGTGGGCCTCGCGCAACGGGCTGTGCCCGGGGCTCATCTCCGCGGCGGCGATCGCGACCGTGTCGGAGAGCCGGATGCGCCCGCGCCCGGCCTGGCGCAGCACGCGGACGGCGATCGGGAGCTTGGTCACGCTCGACATGAAGAACGGCTCCCCGGCGTGGAGCCCCGCGGACGCGCCGCTCTCCAGGTGCCGCGCGTGGAAGCCGATCCGACCGCCGATCTCCGTCTCCCGCGCGCGCACGGCGCGGAGGAGTTGCTCCGTCGCGTCCGGAGACGGAGTGGCGGCGGGGCACTGCGCGGCCGCCGGCGCGGAGCAGATCAGCGCTGCAGCCGCCAGGAGGCAGCCGTGGAGCAAGGGGTGTCGCAGCATCGTCGGACCTGTAGCAGAGGTTCATACGAAGATCTTCGTACAAGGTACCACGAAAGGATTCGTAGTGTCAAGCACGGTGTTTCGGCCATAGAATCTGTTTCAATCAGCAGGCGGAATCACGAGAGACTTGCCTTCCACGAATCTCTTCGTATATAATGTCAGGCCGTGGGTGTTCTTCGTCCCTTTCCGACCCGGCAGTCCGACCATGCAGCGTCCGCCACCGCTCCCCACCGAGGGAGAGCTCCGCCTGCTGCGCGTCCTGTGGGAGCGCGGCCCCAGCACCGTGCGCGAGGTGCAGCAAGCCCTGAGCGGGACGGGCGAGAGCGGGTACACGACGGTGCTGAAGCTCCTGCAGATCATGCACGGCAAGGGGCTGGTGATCCGCGACGAGAGCAGCCGCACCCACGTCTACGCCGCGGCGGTCCCGCCCGAGACCACCCAGCGGCAGCTCGTGAGCGACCTGATCGAGCGCGCGTTCGGGGGGTCGGCGCACCACCTGGTGATGCAGGCGCTCTCGCCGCAGGTGGCCAGCCGCGAGGACCTGGACCGCATCCGCGCGCTCCTCGACGAGCTGGAGCGCCGGGAGGGAGGAGGGACGCCGTGAGCGCCGCTTCCGCGGGAGTGCTGCACGCCGTCGGGTGGGCGCTGGTCCACTCGCTCTGGCAGTGCACCGCGCTGGCCCTGGCCCTGGCGGCCGCGCTCCGCGCCATGCGCCGCGCGCCGGCCACCCACCGCTACACGTTGTCGTGCGCCACCCTGGCGCTGATGCTGGCGACGACGGCGGGGACGGCCGTCGTCCTCGCGCGCTCGCCTTCACCCGCCGCGAGCCGGTCGGCCGAGGCCGTGCCGGCGCCGGGCTCCGGGGAGGCCGCTCCCGCCGGGGCGCGGCCGGGGCCCGCCGCGCCCGCGGCCCCCGAGCTCAGCCCGCGCTGGGTGCCGCTCCGGGCGGGGCGCATCGCTCCGGCGGGGCTGCGCGCGGCGGTGGAGCCGCTCCTGCCGGCCCTGGTGGCCGCCTGGCTCGCGGGCGTCGCGCTCCTCTCGCTGCGGCTGGCGGGAGGCTGGCGGCGCGCCCGGCGCCTGGTGCGGGAGGGAACCGAGGCCGCCCCGGAGCCGGTGCGGCGCCTGGTGGCCCGGCTCGCCCGGGAGCTCGGCCTCTCCCGGCCCGTCGAGGTCCTGATGTCCGGCGCGGTGCACGTGCCCTCGGTGGTGGGGTGGCTGCGGCCGGTGATCCTCCTCCCGCTCTCCGCCCTCACCGGGATCGAGCCGCGCCACCTGGAGCTGCTGATCCTGCACGAGCTCGCCCACATCCGCCGCTACGACTACCTGGTGAACCTGGTGCAGTCCGCGGCCGAGACCCTGCTCTTCCACCACCCCGCGGTCTGGTGGGTGGGCGGGCGGATCCGGGCCGAGCGCGAGCACTGCTGCGACGACGTGGCGGCGCGCCTGGGGAGCGTGCGCGACTACATCGCGGCGCTGGCGCGGATGGAGGAGGTCCGGCGCTCGCGCCTGCCGCTGGTGCTGGCCGCCGACGGCGGGTCGCTGCTCGCGCGCGCCCTGCGCCTGGCGGAGCAGCGGTCCCCGCGCGCCGCGTCCCCGGCGCGCCTCGCTGGAGCGGGCGCGGCGCTGCTGGCCACGGCGGCGCTGGCGTTCGCGCTGCTGGGCGGCCGGCGGGGGCCGCCCTCCGCTCCGCCTCCGGCCCCGGCCGTCTCGGCGGTGCCGGCGCCCGGGCGGCCGCCGGTGGAGCGGGCGGCGCAGGCGGTCCCGTGCCCCGGCGCGCCGCCCGAGCCGGGATCCACGCGCTGCCCGGACCTGGAGCGCGCGGTCGCGGAGCTGCTGGCCGGCCGGGGCGCGCCGGAGGGGAGCGTGGCGGTGGTCGAGGACGTGGGCACCGGCGCCGTCCTGGCCTACCTGGCGTCCGGACCGGACGGAAACACCGCGGCGCTGACGGAGGCGGCCGTCCCCGGCTCGGTCTGGAAGCTGGTGGTCGCGTCGCTCTGGTGGGAGAGCGGCCAGGGCGATGCGCCGGTGCCCTGCCCCGCGGAGCTCGCCGTGGGCGCCCGGACGGTGCGCAACTCGGTCCGCGCCCTGCCGCGCGTGCTCTCCGGGCCGCAGGAGATGCTCGTCCACTCGTGCAACACCGCGGCGGTGGAGATGGCGCTCCGGCTGCGCGACGCGGTGGGCGCCGCGCGCGTGGAGGCGGGCTTGCGCCGGCTCGGCTTCGGCGGGGACGGCGGCGCGGGCCGCGACACGGCGTTCTGGGCCACGCGCTCGGAGGCGTTCCGGGCGCGCATGAGCCCCGAGCTCGCGCGGGCGGCGGTCGGGGCCGGCGAGGCGGACCTCGACTGGGCCGACTTCGCGCTGGGGATGCGCCGCGTGTCGGTGAGCCCGCTGCACGTGGCGCGCTTCGTCCAGGCGATCGGCAACGGCGGCACGATGCTCCCGCCCACGCTGGACGCCGCGCTGGCCGGGAGGTCTCCGGGGCACCGGGCACTCTCGCCGGAGACGGCGGAGCGGCTGCAGCACGCCATGCTCGACGTGGTCCGCCGCGGAACGGCGCGCGGCGCGGACAGCGTGCTGGCGGGATCTCCCTGGCGGCTGGGCGGGAAGACGGGCACCGTCCCCGGAGCGCACCCGAAGGGCGACGGCTGGTTCGCCGGGCTGGCGTTCGACGCGGCGGGGCGGGCGCGCTACGCGGTCGTGGTCCGGATCCCGGGCGGCGGGCCCGGCGGCCGCGAGCCGGCCCGGGTGGCCGCCCAGATCGTGCGGATGCTCCCGGGGCCGGCCGCGTCCTCCTGATCCAGATCGGGCAAAAAGATTTGTCTCAAGCAGTTTGAAGTTCTCTGCTATCTCTGCTTCCTCTGCGTGAGGCCGGCAGTTTTCTGTTCCAAAACCAATCGCCCCGCCCTCCGAAGCCGGAGGGCGGGGCGGTCGATTTTACCGGAGAGTCCGGGTTCAGCTCGCGCGGCCGAAGACCTTGTCGCGGTTGTCCTTGATCTTGGAGCGCTTGCGCACGCTGTCCATCCAGCGGGCCAGCTGCTCCTGCTGCACGCGCATGGTGACGATCGAGCGCAGCTGCTCCTTCTCGGCCTCGAACGCCCGCCGGTCGGCGGGGGTGTGCGCGGTGGGGCGCACGATGAAGAGCCCCGCCGGGGTCTCCACCACGTCGCTCACCCGCCCCACCGGGGTGCCGAACGCCGCGCCGGTGGCCGCCGACGCCTGGCCGAACACGGTGTTCGGCTCGTTGCGCGTGAACGGACCCACCGTGCCCACCGTGAGCCCGCGCCGGGCCGCCGCCTGCTGCAGCGTGGCGCCGCGGCGCACCTCGGCCACGATCTGCTGCCCCACCTGCCGCGCCGCCGCGCGCTTCTTCTCCAGGATGAGCTGCTCGCGGATCTGCGGGGTGGCCTGGGCCAGCGTCATGGCGCCCGCGGGGGTGTAGCTCTCCAGCCGCACCAGGTACAGCGCCTGCTCGCCGTCGAAGAGCTGGCTCACCGGGTGCGCGCCGGCCTCCTCGTCGCGCGAGGCGCCGGACGCCCACTGCAGCGCCTCGAGCGCCGGGCCCACGCCGGGGATGTACGGCAGGCTCTCGGAGACCGTCACCCCCTGGCGCAGGGTGGCGCCCACCGCGCGCGCCGCCTGCTCGATGCGGCCGTTCTCGGCCAGCGTCTCCAGCGAGTCGGCCCGCGCGTCCAGGCGGGCCAGCTCCTCGTCGCTCTTCTGCTCCGGGAGCAGGATGTGGCGCACCTTGGCGGTGGCCGAGTCGGTGCGCTCGGTGACCTGCAGCAGGTGCCAGCCGTACTGCGTCTGCACCGGCTCGGAGACCTGCCCCGCCGGCGTGGCCCACACCGCCGAGTCGAACGCGGCCACCATCTGCCCGCGGGTGACGGTGCCCAGGTCGCCGCCCTGCGGGGCGCTCTGGGGGTCGCGCGACTCGCGGCGCGCCACCTCGGCGAAGTCGGCGCCGGCCAGGATCTGCTGGCGCAGCTGCCGCGCCTTCGCCAGCGTGGCCTGGCGGTCGGCCTCGGTGACGGCGGTGGGGAGGTAGGCCACGGTGAAGCGCGCCGACTCGGGGCGCTTGAACTCGTCCTTCTTCTCCTCGTAGCGGCGCCGGATCTCGGCCTCGCCCACCTGCACGGTGCCGGGGGCGACGCGGGGGTTGGAGAGGTCGAGCGCCACGTACTCGGCGGTGACCCGCTCGTTCTGGTCCTGCCAGTAGCGCCACAGCTCCGCGTCGGAGACCCAGGCGCCGGCGGCGATCTGCTGCTGCAGCTTGGACTGCGGGATCACCTGCCGGTAGTACTGCTCCAGGTCGTTGAGCACCTGGTCGCTGGCCTGGCTGCGCAGGAACTGCCGGTACTTGTTGATGTCGAACTGCCCGTTGGTCAGGAAGATCTCCTGCTGGGCGATCTGGGGCGCGGGGATGTTGAGCGCGGCGAAGCGGATCTCGTCGTCGCTGACGCCGATGCCGCGCCGGGCCATCTCCTGCTGGACCAGGATGTCGTTGACCAGCTCGTCCCAGGCGCGGTCCTCGAGCTGCTTCTGCTGCTCGGCGGTGAGGCGCGCCTGGCCCTGCTGGCGGAGCTGCTCCTGGAGCTGCTGCACCTTGGCCTGGTACGCCTCCAGGGTGATGGCCTGGCCGTTGACGCTCCCCAGCTCGCCGGGGCGGCCGCCGCCGGCGCCGGTGACCTCCATCCCGAACGTGAACACCATCCAGGCGAGGAAGGCGCCGACGATCACGACGACCATGAACTTGCCGGCCTTGCTGCGAATGAGCTGCATCATGGTGCGTTACGAGCTCCGTCCGAGCGGCGCCCCGCGGGGGGCGCCGGTTGTGCGTCAGGGGGGGACCCGGTACAGTCGGGAAGTGAAGTCGCCAAAGATATTTAGACGGCGCCGGGGACGCAACCCGCGCCCGCGCGCGTGTTGACAGTGCCGCGCCGCGCCCTGTAAGTTGCTCCCCCTGTCTCCCAAGCCCCGCCCGGCCTTTCCCGAGCCCAGCACCGCCATGGCCGAACCGTCTGCCGACCTCGCCGCCCGCATCGAGTCGCTCAAGGCGAGCCACGCGGAGAACCCGGCGCGCTTCTTCATGCCGCTGGCCAGCGCGTACCGCGAGGCGGGCGAGGTGGGGCGGGCCGAGGAGCTGCTGCGCGAGAACCTGAAGCGCCACCCGGGCTACCTGAGCGCGCACGTGCTGCTGGGCCGCTGCCTGGCCGACCGCGGCGCCCTGGCCGAGGCGCGCAACGAGTTCCAGTACGTGCTCTCGGTGGACCCGCAGAACCTGATCGCGCTGCGCACGCTGGGCGACATGGCGGCGGCGCAGGGGCAGACGGGCGAGGCGAGGCGCTGGTACGGCGAGCTGCTGGTGGTGGACCCCATGAACGCCGAGGCGCGCCAGGCGCTCTCGGCCCTCGACGCGCACCCCGCGGCGCCCGCCGTGGAGCCCGGGCCGGCTCCCTCGCCCGCGGCGGCGTCCGGGCCGGAGCCCGCGCACGAGTTCGGCGCGGTCGACCTGGACGGG
This genomic stretch from Longimicrobium sp. harbors:
- a CDS encoding DUF5916 domain-containing protein — encoded protein: MSRRRRCTPLLAAWASLAPISLAAQAPAPDEHAGRPRAVAVETAAPITLDGALDEAAWSGGVPATGFRQQEPDEGRPATQETEVRFAYDARALYVGARMYDSLGARGVRTRLVRRDQVAEADRLQLVFDTYHDHAGRTVFTVNPSGVKGDAGQASPGADPSWDPVWDYVARVDSLGWTAEIRIPWSQLRFGRDTAQLWGMQVWRWVERLGETTMWAFWGRREAGGPHRFGHLEGIVVRDRPRGVELVPYVLARASDVTPTEPGSPFQAERRYGARTGADARLLLGSSFTLSVTVNPDFGQVEQDPAVVNLSAFESYFAEKRPFFVEESGLLFFGGFSCFTCSNASGMNVFYSRRIGRAPQGAVQGDYRFREVPRATRLLGAARLTGRAPGGWQVALLEAVTAREAALVQDTLGVRGEVAVEPLTSYWLGRVRRTTGGGRFTWGAMATSVLRRFGEDDGPLRAQLPAHAEALGFDWTLATRGNGYSLMGNFVLSSVAGDSLAIARLQRSSARYFQRPDRRGGGGGVFPDEYDTSAEALRGFGGYLRASRDQGAWRWEAMVNYRSPGFEVNDLAFLTRADYVWMAANLQHRWTRPGSWYRGATWVGGGQQQYNFDGDRTDLQLHSNASAQLRNYWTVSLYGHYRPSVIDDRMTRGGAAVRRAWSWYVSPEVSTDPRRAVVLEVNPVRARWGDRSSYWRMTASLRWKPAAGAELAFAPSFSAMNDMGQYVEQFQDPSASAFYGRRAVFAEMRQRTLSLGTRLNWTFTPELTLELFAQPFVSAGSYTGFQEYVRPRSGARAYFDTLQVRVAARDSGGRPARYRLDPDRDPATADFDFADPDFRVRSLRGSAVLRWEYRPGSTLFFVWQQERSGTDGVGDFDARRDLGEIFRRHADNVFVVKATYWLGR
- a CDS encoding M56 family metallopeptidase gives rise to the protein MSAASAGVLHAVGWALVHSLWQCTALALALAAALRAMRRAPATHRYTLSCATLALMLATTAGTAVVLARSPSPAASRSAEAVPAPGSGEAAPAGARPGPAAPAAPELSPRWVPLRAGRIAPAGLRAAVEPLLPALVAAWLAGVALLSLRLAGGWRRARRLVREGTEAAPEPVRRLVARLARELGLSRPVEVLMSGAVHVPSVVGWLRPVILLPLSALTGIEPRHLELLILHELAHIRRYDYLVNLVQSAAETLLFHHPAVWWVGGRIRAEREHCCDDVAARLGSVRDYIAALARMEEVRRSRLPLVLAADGGSLLARALRLAEQRSPRAASPARLAGAGAALLATAALAFALLGGRRGPPSAPPPAPAVSAVPAPGRPPVERAAQAVPCPGAPPEPGSTRCPDLERAVAELLAGRGAPEGSVAVVEDVGTGAVLAYLASGPDGNTAALTEAAVPGSVWKLVVASLWWESGQGDAPVPCPAELAVGARTVRNSVRALPRVLSGPQEMLVHSCNTAAVEMALRLRDAVGAARVEAGLRRLGFGGDGGAGRDTAFWATRSEAFRARMSPELARAAVGAGEADLDWADFALGMRRVSVSPLHVARFVQAIGNGGTMLPPTLDAALAGRSPGHRALSPETAERLQHAMLDVVRRGTARGADSVLAGSPWRLGGKTGTVPGAHPKGDGWFAGLAFDAAGRARYAVVVRIPGGGPGGREPARVAAQIVRMLPGPAASS
- a CDS encoding peptidylprolyl isomerase, with translation MMQLIRSKAGKFMVVVIVGAFLAWMVFTFGMEVTGAGGGRPGELGSVNGQAITLEAYQAKVQQLQEQLRQQGQARLTAEQQKQLEDRAWDELVNDILVQQEMARRGIGVSDDEIRFAALNIPAPQIAQQEIFLTNGQFDINKYRQFLRSQASDQVLNDLEQYYRQVIPQSKLQQQIAAGAWVSDAELWRYWQDQNERVTAEYVALDLSNPRVAPGTVQVGEAEIRRRYEEKKDEFKRPESARFTVAYLPTAVTEADRQATLAKARQLRQQILAGADFAEVARRESRDPQSAPQGGDLGTVTRGQMVAAFDSAVWATPAGQVSEPVQTQYGWHLLQVTERTDSATAKVRHILLPEQKSDEELARLDARADSLETLAENGRIEQAARAVGATLRQGVTVSESLPYIPGVGPALEALQWASGASRDEEAGAHPVSQLFDGEQALYLVRLESYTPAGAMTLAQATPQIREQLILEKKRAAARQVGQQIVAEVRRGATLQQAAARRGLTVGTVGPFTRNEPNTVFGQASAATGAAFGTPVGRVSDVVETPAGLFIVRPTAHTPADRRAFEAEKEQLRSIVTMRVQQEQLARWMDSVRKRSKIKDNRDKVFGRAS
- the bla gene encoding class A beta-lactamase, translating into MLRHPLLHGCLLAAAALICSAPAAAQCPAATPSPDATEQLLRAVRARETEIGGRIGFHARHLESGASAGLHAGEPFFMSSVTKLPIAVRVLRQAGRGRIRLSDTVAIAAAEMSPGHSPLREAHPAGVSLTVEDLLRRAVSQSDNTASDALLRLAGGADSVTAELRRLGFPGVRVDRPYTRLGREVGGRIAAGEERDSMTPGTATALLAALHGGRLLAPRESALLLGWMTRTANPATRIVAGVPEGTVVAHKTGTWGQPGERGPAAVNDVGIVTLPGGAGHLAVAIFVRNAAAPDTAVERAIAAITREAYCHWAAAPTSAARR
- a CDS encoding BlaI/MecI/CopY family transcriptional regulator gives rise to the protein MQRPPPLPTEGELRLLRVLWERGPSTVREVQQALSGTGESGYTTVLKLLQIMHGKGLVIRDESSRTHVYAAAVPPETTQRQLVSDLIERAFGGSAHHLVMQALSPQVASREDLDRIRALLDELERREGGGTP